TCAGTGAAAACTACGAGGATTACAGGATGTTAGTCATGGGAGAACGCAAGACCAACGATATCAGTAATGGCACCAACGTGCAACGGCAGGCAAAATTCAATCAGGTCAAGATTCTACAGGCCAAGGGTATGAGCAAGGGTGAGATAGTCAAAGCTACCGGCATATTCTATACAACTGTACAGTCGTATATGGACATCACATCATTACCTGCCCGTAAGAGCAATGCCCAAGTTGACTTCTCAATGCACGAGGCCTATGTGGAGACGGAATACGCCAAAGGCAGGCCTCTGTCCAAGATATTCAAGGACATCAACAAAGATGGTAGCTACAAGTCAATGGGGCCTTATTACCGCCATTTCCATTATTTGTCAGATGGCCATCGGGGACCGCGTAAGACTGAAGAGCAACACGTGCAGGCAAAGCGTGTCGCTGAGGTGTCACACAAAGAACCGCTTTTGCCTATTCACATGATGGCCAATATCATAAATAGGTCTGTAAGAGGCATGAAACTCAATGGGCAAGAGGACACGCTTATCAGAAAATTGCTCTCACTGAAGTGGTTCTCAACTCTGTATTATGCAGTTTCTGAATTCAATGAACTTCTCAAGTCTAATAATCCTAGACGACTTACCAAATGGATAGAAGAATACAGACATACCTCCATTGAAAGGCTTAGACGCTTCGTTGATGGTGTGAACAGAGACCTCAAAGCCGTTATGAACTGCATCGTCTTACCTATATCCAATGGCATTGTCGAAGGATTTGTCAACAAGATAAAGGAGGTCAAACGGTGCATGTATGGCAGGGCTGGACTGGAACTGCTTAAGAGAAAACTTATTCTGGAGCCTCTGCTTTTTCAACTAAATTGAAGAAGAACCGTTTTTGTTAAAATAAACACAGTGGAGGACGCCGATAAAAACTATCCTCTCACTTCTCACCTCCTCAGGAACTGTATGGCCTGCTCGATGTGCGGATACATCAGTTCGTCGTTGAGGATGAACGGCACCACACGACGGAAGTCATCGTGGATCTGGCAGATGGCGGGCGACGACTTCAGCGGCAAGCGGAAGTCAAGAGCCTGGGCTGCATTGAACAGCTCGATGGCAAGCACACGTTCGGTGTTATAGATGACCTTGTAGAGCTTGATGGCTGCGTTGGCACCCATAGACACGAGGTCCTCCTGGTCCTGACAAGACGGTATGCTATCTACACTCGACGGCATGGCCAGTGACTTGTTAAGGCTCACGCACGATGCCGCCGTGTATTGCGTTATCATGAAACCGCTGTTAACACCTGGGTTGGCAACAAGGAACGACGGAAGGCCGCGTGTGCCGCTTACCAGTCGGTAGATGCGGCGCTCGGAGATGTCGGCCAGCTCACTCATGGCTATAGACAGGAAGTCGATGGGTAGCGCGATGGGCTCGCCGTGGAAGTTGCCGGCAGAGATGATGAGGTCGTCGTCAGGGCAGACGGTGGGGTTGTCGGTGGCAGAGTTTATCTCAATGTCAATGACGGAGCGCACGTAGCGGATGGTGTCTTTCACTGCACCGTGAACCTGTGGCACGCAGCGGAAAGAGTAGGGGTCTTGCACGTGGGCTTTTATGTTGTTGAGAATCTGACTGCCCTCCAGCATCTCGCGCATGCGTTTCGCCGTCTCTATCTGTCCTAAGTGCGGACGCACAGCATGGACGGCATGCATGAAGGGCTCTATGCGCCCGTCGAAAGCGTCGAGACTCATGGCGGCAATCTTGTCGGCCCAGTCGCTAAGTCGCTGAGCCTCAAGGAGTGACCACACTGCGAAGGCACTCATGTTCTGTGTGCCGTTGAGAAGTGCCAGACCTTCCTTAGAGGCCAGCTCTATTGGCTTCCAGCGCTTCTTGCGGCATAGCTCCTCGCCAGAGATTACCTTTCCCTGATATTCCACCTCGCCCATTCCGATGAGCGGCAGACAGAGATGGGCCAGCGGCACGAGGTCGCCAGAAGCACCCAGCGAGCCTTGGCGATAGACCACGGGATAGACATCGTTGTTGAAGAACTGCACCAGTCGTTGGACGGTGTCGAGCTTACAGCCGGAATAGCCGTAGGACAACGACTGAATCTTCAGCAGCAGCATTATCTTCACAATGCTGTTTGGCACTCGCTCGCCCACACCGCAGGCGTGGCTCTTGATGAGGTTTATCTGTAGTTGTGACAGCTGATCCTTGCCAATAGACACGTTGCAGAGCGAGCCGAAGCCTGTCGTCACACCATAGACAGGGGCTCCGTTGGATGCAATCTTCTTGTCCAGATAGTTGCGACAGCGACGGATTCGCTGCTTGGCATCGTCAGACAGTTCAAGTTTTTCTCCGTTCTTGATTATTTCGCCGATGCGCTCAATAGATAGGTGCTCGGCAGAGATGTAATGTGTAGTCATAGGGTTAGTTAGTCATTAGTTAACAAATCATGGGGCAAAAATAATAAAAAAGGCTGAAAGTATCAAAACTTTCAGCCTTTTTTTGTTAGCTCTGCTATTACTGTGCATTGTGTTTTCCTCTGTTGCCTCTTGGTCCGCGGCCTGGTCCGCGACCATGGCGCTGGTGCATACTCTTGTATTTCTCCATCTGCGCCTCAGTGAGGATATCTTTGAGTTTTGTGTTGTATTCCTCGCGCTTCTCGAACATCTTCTTCATGGCCTCTTTCTGCTCCTCGGTCATCTGTGGACGCTGGCGCTCCTGGTTGTCACCCTCAGGGCGTGCTCTGCGCTCTCCCATAGGACGCTGTGGACGCATGCCTGGACCTTTGAACATGTCTGCGTAAGCTTTGTTCAGTTCAAGAACCTTTGCCTTCTGGTCGTCGGTCAGCTCGAGCTGCTTTGCCATGCGGTCTGTCATTGCCTCGGGTGTGATCTGACGTGGCTCTCTCTGTTCGTTCTTCTCTTCCTGTGCTGTGGCTGCTGTCATTGTGAGTGCTGCCACGATTGTCAAAATAAACTTTTTCATAATCTGTTTGGTTTTGTGTTTATATTGTTAGTTTTTTGTTGGTTGTCATTGTTATGATGCACAGTAATCCCGATAGTTTAATCGTTTCACATTTTTTATGAAAAAGGTGGCTCGCCTTTAAAAACTCTATGTTCAGATTTTAACAAAAACACCGGCTTTTCAAGCCTAAAATACACTCATTGAAGTATAAACATAATTATCATATACAAGTTTCGCATGTATAAAGACCGCAGATTTCACAGATTTCACAGATTATGGCTGCGCACTATGATGGGATTTTTATTCTGATTACTGCAACTAAAGTTGCGATTAGTTGCGCGAAGCAATCTGTGAAATCACACATAATCGCGGCTTAGCCGCTGTAATATGCAGCAGAATCCATGTAATCTGAAATCTGTGGTAGTTTTTATACATCCGAAACATGAATTATCATAAATTATTGTTCAAAATACAGTCGTTAAAGTGTGCAACTTTTTTAGGCTTGAAAAGCCGATGTTTTTTCTTACCTCTTTATTGTCTTCTTTCCGCCAACGATATACATGCCAGAGGGCAGACCGTCGGTGGCGTGCTTAGCATCAGCGTTCTTGCGGAGCAGCTGACCAGACAGAGAATAGACGCTTACAGAGGTGTTGGCAGTCTCAATAGACTCTATGCCAGTGTTAGGATCCATTGGCGTGTAGTCGCTGTTGTTGGTAAGGTAGATATCCTTAACTTTTATGTCCTGGTTGCCGTTGCCCCAGAAAGCCACAATCCTGATGTTGTCTGTTTCAAGAGCCTTACCCTTCTTGTCGCCGTCGCTGGTATATTTAGCCGATTGCAGATTAACCACGATTTGAGTCTTAGAACCAAAATCAGAGGTAGAGTAGCAAGGAGTCCAGATGCTGTTCTGAGTGAATATGTTGAGGTGAGAATTGCTGCTGCTTGCTCCAAGTTTGATAACCAGGTACTTATATCCCGACATGTCGGCACCGTTAGGATACTCCCATCCCATCTGTCCCCATTGTCCTGGACGGAACGTGTGGGTGCTCTCGTTGTAAGTGCCGTTGGCAAAGAAGTTTGTCTTTATGTGCTGAGCACCGAAGGGGAAGAATGTTGAGCGAACGCTGAATGTAGCCTTCAGCTCGTTGCCCATTGGGTCAGTGTAGGTGGCTGTCACGTCGGCCTTGCCTTCAGAGAGACCGAACAGACGACCGTTCTGTATCTGTATGCAGTTGCTGTTACCCATCTCGTAGGTGGTCTGCGATGCCACGTTCTCTGTGTGTCCGTCGCGGAATGTTGCAATGACCTGCAGAATGCTGCTGTTGCCAATCATTACCTCTGAGTCAGTTGATGACAGTTCGATCTTCTCTGCAGTGAGCATATCTTCGTTGAAACCGACGAAATCGGCAGGATAGTAGGTTGCTTCATCGAAGCTGTCCTCTGTTGAGAACCAGTCGAAGTCAGCATAACCGCGCTCGGCATTCTCCTGTGTGGCATAGCAGAACAGACCGAAGCGTGCGCCAACGAACATAGTGAGGTTGAAGCCCAGAGTGGTCTGCTCTCCTAAAGGAGTAAATGTCTCATTGTCAAGAGAATAGTAGAACTGCGTCTTGCTGTCAGAGTAGTTCACTGTTGCACGCAGGTAGATGACATCCTGTATGTCAACAGCCTTTGTCTCTTCGGCAGGAGTGAAGCTGTCGTTTGTGCGAAGCGTGTCCTGACGCCATACGAGACGGCGCTGTCCGTCTTTCATCTCTACGGCAATCATGGCGTAGGGGTCTTGCAGTATGCAGATACCGGCGCGGTCGCCTTCCTGCAGGTGAGACACATCCACGCGTACTGTTCCTAATGAAGCCTTGTTCTTATAGGCGAAGATGCGCTGTGTGAGGATGTTACGGGCCTGTGTAAGGCGGTTCACGGCAGCACCTGTCTTCATGCGGAGCCATCCCTGACGCTCGAAGAGTGTCCATGCGCCGTTGTCGGGTGTGTGGTTCCACTCCCACTGCATGCCCAATGGATAGCTGCGGAAGTTATCGTTTGTAGGCAGCGGGCTGATGGGGTAGCTGGTGCCAACGGCAGGCTTCGTCATGGATGCGCGTGGCACGCCATTGTTGCCCACAACGGGCCAGCCGTCCTTCCATGTCACAGGCTGCAGGTTTGGCATGCGTCCTAAGCAGCCCAGGTCTTCCTGAAGAATGGTCCACCACTGGCTTCCGTCAGGCGTATCTACGAGAGCGCCCTGGTGTACGGTGTTAGCTTTTCCGTTGATGGTCTTCTGTATGAGCATCTTCTCCTCGTAAGGGCCGAAGATGTTCTCTGAGCGGAAGATTGCCTGTCCTGAGGGCCAGCCGCCATAAGTAGCATAGATGTAATAGTAGTCACCTATCTTATATAAATGGCTGCCTTCCAGACCGTCCTTGTTGCTAATGACGTTCTGTTCCTGAATGAAGTTGAAGTCTTCGTCGAGCTCACACATCTGGATGTTGCCTATGCCGCAAGCTACGTAGATTTTTCCATTGTCGAAGAGCATGCCCGGGTCATAGTAGCCACGAGAGATAGGCTTCATGTCCCATTTGCCCTCGGGATCGGTGGCAGTGAGCACAAAAGCACCGGCATCGTTGCAGTTGAGCAGTATGTAGAACATACCGTTGTGATATTTCATTGAGCATGCCCACATGCCGCGAGCATAGGCGTTCTTGCCGTTGATGAGTGAGTAGTCCTCCTTGTCAGAGAGCTGTGTCAATGGCTGTGCGCAGTATTCCCAGTTCACGAGGTCTTTTGACTTCAGAATTGTAGCGCCAGGCAGCAGGTGCATGGTGGTGCTAACCATGTAGAAGGTGTCGCCCACGCGTATTACGTCGGGGTCGGGGAAGTCGGCAGAGATAAGAGGATTCTTAAAGGTGCCATTGCCCTGATCACTGACAATGAAATTGGTAAAATCGGCGTGTGCCCAGTTCTCGTTGTAATAATCAGCATACCAGTCCATGCAGGCCTTACCGCAAGCCTCGGGATTCTCATTGAAAGCAGCCACTACAGTTCCGTCGGCAAGCAATCTGTCGATATCGAAGAAGTCGTGAGGGTGGGTGAGGGTCATCGACATGTTGCCGTAGTAGTCATGGCAAGCCTTGAAAGCCTTACCGTACTTAGATGTAGAGCCTGTTCCCCATGTGCCGAGGTTAGGAAGGACCCAGTTGCCGTGCTCGTCGTAGTGACCTTCACCGTCGGGATTCTCTGGACTCCAGTCCACCTCAGACACCAGGATGGGGTTGGTATCTACTACAGGCACCTGATTGTGGAACTGCCTGATTTTGTTTTGTGGGTCAGGTGTGTTGTCGCTACATCCGTACCATCCAGGGTAGTCGTGAACGGCATAACCGATGTTGTAACCCTCGATGGGCCATGAGGCATAGCTTGTGTAGTTTGCCTGCCAGCCAGTGCCGGGCACCCAGATAATGCCTGTGAATCCGTTGGCACGAATCTTGTCAACGATAGGCTGGAAGTAGTCGTGACATGCCTTCGCGTCGTCCTGGTTGTTGGCATTTCTAATGGAAATAGGCTCGTTTGCCAGCTCGATGCTTATGCGTCCAGCATTCTGTCTTATGTATGCGTTCTTCGATACCTTGTCCCAAACGGTCAAGAGGTACTGGTTGTAGTAGTCGCCAACCTTCAAGTTGTCAGGACATACACCCGGTGGGCGTACTACGACATACATGCCGTGGCTTATAGCCTTCTTCATCAATGGAATGTAAAGACTTGTGAGGTATGTTGACAGACGCGTGGGGTTGAACTTCGTGATGTCTGCCTCGCCTGTTACCCCCGAAGCCTGTCCTGCAGAGCCTGACCATACATAAGAGTCATTTGGGTCGTTAGTCCATGCGGGGTCAAGGTGCAGTCGGAAGATAGTGCACTTTGCTTTCTCCATACCAGTGAAGAGTTTCTCGAAATAGTTTAAGCATTTCGACACACTGGCAGAGTTGTAGCCTGTTCCAGTTCCATCCCATGGCGAGCCCCAGCGCCATCCGTTGAAATACATGTTGGGAGTGTCCATCACGCCATGCAACACCACATGGTTGCCGTGCTCGTCAACCAACCATCTGCCTTCGACATGCAGTGATGGCAGCGGCTTTACTCCCTGTGCCCAGCCAAGTGTGGCAAGACACGAAATGAAGATAAATGTTAATAGTTTTTTCATCATGATAGTTTTGATAATTTATAGTTTTCTTGCGGCAAAGTTAATATATATTTTAATGTACGCGTGTGTAAAATAGCTAAATAAGCGCAAAATGAGACAAAATGAAAAACTGATGAGACGTGTGCGTAACGTGCGTGTACTAAATGAAAAACACGTTGGCACGTAACGTAAAATCGCGCACGTAAATATTATTTAACTTTGCAAGCGAAATTTAACTTATGCCTGAAAGCTAACAATAAAGCATAGCAAAAACTTGAAAAAAGAGAACCTAAAGAACTCAAATTAACATAAAACAAAAACCAACAAATCGTATGAAAACCAAAAGACAAAGCCTACTATGGGTGATGGCTGCAGGATTCCTGTTGGCAGGAAGCGGAGCTCTGACTTCGTGTACTGACAAGTACGACCTTGATGAGAGGACTCCAGGCGGTTGGGGTTCGACCATCTACACGTGGCTTGAACAACAAGGTAACTACACCAACACCGTACGCTTGATTGACGAGCTTGGACAGAAGGAAGTTCTGTCTAAGACAGGTTCGAGAACGCTTTTTGCAGCCGATGACGCTGCCTTTGAGCGTTTCTTTAACAGTGACAACGGTTGGGGAGTTAAGAGCTATGACCAGCTCTCCCTTGCCCAGAAGAAACTGCTGCTCTATGGTAGCATGATTGACAACTCTATTCAGGCAAGTGCTCTCTCCACCATTGAGGGTACTCCTCTGCGTGAAGGACAGTGCATGCGTCGTTTCACATTCCTCGATGAGTACGACTCTGTGCCCGTTCTCAAGCCAAGTCAGATGCCTGTCAATAAGTACTGGCAGCGTCATATCGATGCTGGCAAGGACATGGTCTGCTTCCAGGACGGTTCGCGCATTCCAATGCTGCTTTTCCTCCAGGGCTTCATGACCAACAACAAGATTACCAACGAAGACTATAACTTCCTGTTCAACCATCAGACTAATCGTGAGGATGGTGACGCCAGCGTTAATGGTAAGAAGGTTATCAATCAGAACGTTCGTTGCGGTAATGGCTTCATTCATGTTGTAAATGACGTGGTTAGCCCACTGCCCAACATGGCAAAGATTATTTCCGACAAAGAGCAGTGTAAGATATATACCAGACTGCTGAACCGCTTCTGTGCTCCTTATCCCGATGACAAGGATCTCACGAAGACTGTAGAATATAACCGTATCTATGGTACAAATGTCGATACAGTCTATACAATGAGATACCTCAACGACAAGCGCGATAATGAGACTTTCGAGACTCCTGATGGCGCTGTGGTTATCTCACGTGAGGGCGCAGCACAGAAGATTAAGAATCCAACTCTTACTTTCGACCCAGGATGGAACGCTTACTATTCTGCCAGCCACAAGAATACCAGCGAGGGCAATGTTGCCGAGCAGCGTGATATGGCTGTAATGCTCGTTCCTACCGACAAGGCCATGATGGACTACTGGAACGACGAAAATAAAGGAAAGCCACTGAGAGACAATTTCCCCGGCGGATGGGACACTGTTGATGACAAGGTGATTATTGAGTTGCTCCGTCTTAACATGCTTCCTTCATTCATATCGTCTGTTCCTTCAAAGTTCGCCGGCGTGCTTAACGACGCTAACGATCCCATGGGTCTGAAGGAGAGTAGCGTTGACTCTGTTTGGATGGCTTGTAACGGTGCTGTATATCAGCTGAACACCGTTTATCCTCCAACAGCTTACGTCTGCGTGTCATTCCCAACCATCGTTGACAAGAGCTTGCGTATCATTGATTGGGCCATTGAGCAGTGTAAGTACAGCTTCTATCTGAAGGCTCTCGGTACCACTTACAGCTTCTTCGTTCCAAATAACCATGGACTGATAGAATATGTTGACCCATGTTCTTACGGAAAGTCACAGCTCCAGCTGCTCAGCTTCCGTTGGGACGATGCTTCCGGTGTTTCTGCTGTCATCTATGACTATGACCCCTCGACAGGCTATCGTGACTCTGTAGGCGTGACAACCGACTACAACCGTCTTGTAGGCTGTCTGAGAGATATTCTTGACACACATATCGTGATGGGTAACGTTTGGGAAGGCAATAAGACCTACTATCGTACTAAGAACGGTACAGGTATCCGCGTGAACAAGAATCCTGACGACGAGCACATGACTGTTGAAGGCAGCTATCAGATGTATGACAGCAAGCAGCCTGTTCCTGTTGCAAAGGTTTGGGATCAGCGCAAGGAGGTAACCGGCGGTAACGGTAAGACATATATCCTCGATGCCCAGCCTATCATGGGTACACGCAAGACCGTGTGCAACCAGCTGGAGAATGTTCCTGACTTCCAGTATTTCTTCGACTTGCTCGACAAGAGCGGTCTGGCATCCGAGTTCTATAACCCCGGCACTGGCAAGAAGGAAGACAACAAGGCTTGTGGCGGTAAGAACATAACACTGTTCAATACCTATCATTATACTATATATGTACCAAGCAACGATGCTATCCAGAATCTGTTCGATACAGGTCAGCTGCCTACATGGGATGACTATCAGAATAAGATTGATGCAGGTAATACCCTTGGTGCTACTGAAGACTCTCTTAAGATTGTGAACTTCCTGAAGTATCACATTCAGGATAATGCCCTTTATATCGGTGCCAACAATGAGTCTGGTGACTTCGAGACCTCTTGTATCAATGAGGATACAGGACGTTTTATGATGCTTCACGCAGAACTTAAGGACGATGAAATCGTCGTTACTGATGGCACTGGAGCAGTTCACAAGGTGACAAAGCAGACCTATTTCGACGGTGATGGCATTGAACAGCCTCTTTATAACATCCAGGCACGTGAATACGTGTATGATGGACAAAATGCTGCTACTGCAACATCGTTGTACACCACGTCTTCTGCAGTTATCCATTTGATTGACTCACCATTGCGTAATGGTGCAAAGAATGGTTCATGGTAATTAAAAAATTAAGAAATAAAAAGCTCTAAGATTATGAAACGACTAATTCTATTATTTTCATTTTTTAATTTTTTGATTGCTGCCAATGCTCAGCAGGCTGGCGATATCATCAGCGGTACCGTTAACGATGCGTTCGGACCAGTGATGATGGCAAACGTCGTTGAGCTCGATGCTTCAAACCGTATCGTGGCTTCGGCAGTCACAGATATGAACGGTAACTTCTCGTTCAAGCTGAAGAATCCTAAGGATAAGCTGCGTGTCACATTCGTGGGATACAAGACAGTGACTCTGCCAATTAATAAAAAGAAGTATGTAGTAAAGATGGAAGATGCCACGACTCTTAAGGAAGTGACTGTCGTGTCAAAGCGCCGTGCACAAGGCTCTGGTCTGGCTATTCCTGAAGATGAGATCTCTACTGCCCGACAGACCATTAGCATGAAGGAGTTCGACGGTCTGGCTATCACCACCGTCGATGAGGCTCTGCAGGGACGTATCGCAGGTCTTGACATTGTTGCAAACTCTGGTAACCTCGGTGCAGGAACGTCAATGCGCCTCCGTGGTGTGTCAACCATCAACGGCTCAAGTGAGCCTCTGATTGTTGTCGATGGCAACGTGTTGAACGCAAACACAAGTAACTTTGACTTCCAGAGCGCCAACGAGGAGAGCTTCGCACAGCTGCTGAACGTTAACCCTGAGGATATTGAGAGCATCTCAGTCCTGAAGGATGCTACTGCAACAGCCATCTGGGGTTCTCAGGGTTCTAACGGTGTTATCGAGATTAAGACCAAGCGTGGTGCACGTGGTAAGACCAAGGTAAGCTATAGCTTCCGTCTCACAGGCACCTATCAGCCTGAGGGCTACAAGATGCTTAATGGTGACGAATATACCATGATGATGAAGGAAGAGTTCTTCAACCCCACTATGAGTGACGAGGCAAGTAACATTCCTGAGATCAGCTACAAGCAGAACTTTGCTGAGCGCAACATGTATGACGATAATACCGACTGGCTCAGTGAGGTGAAGAAGGTTGGTTGGCGTCAGAACCACTACGTTGCTCTTACCGGTGGTGGTGAGAAGGCAAACTTCCGTATCGGTGCCGGTTACGACCGTGAGACTGGTTCTATCATCAAGCAGCAGCTCGACCGTTTCACCTCGCGCGTGAACCTTGACTATTTCGTCAGTGACCGCATCAAGATCGAGACAAATATCTCGCTCACCTATACCAAGAACCAGAAGAACAATGGTGACCTGCTTTCTATAGCATACAAGAAGATGCCAAACATGTCTATCTATGAGGAGGACAATAATGGTAACGACCTTCCTGAGTACTACTCTATGCTGTCAACGGCCACACCTTCTATTAAGGGTAATGCGAACGACGGTAATGCACAGATTAACCTTAAGAACCCAATCGCTCTGGCTAATCTGGCTAAGAACAATACCACAAGCTACAACATTGAGC
This region of Prevotella sp. E13-27 genomic DNA includes:
- the hutH gene encoding histidine ammonia-lyase, encoding MTTHYISAEHLSIERIGEIIKNGEKLELSDDAKQRIRRCRNYLDKKIASNGAPVYGVTTGFGSLCNVSIGKDQLSQLQINLIKSHACGVGERVPNSIVKIMLLLKIQSLSYGYSGCKLDTVQRLVQFFNNDVYPVVYRQGSLGASGDLVPLAHLCLPLIGMGEVEYQGKVISGEELCRKKRWKPIELASKEGLALLNGTQNMSAFAVWSLLEAQRLSDWADKIAAMSLDAFDGRIEPFMHAVHAVRPHLGQIETAKRMREMLEGSQILNNIKAHVQDPYSFRCVPQVHGAVKDTIRYVRSVIDIEINSATDNPTVCPDDDLIISAGNFHGEPIALPIDFLSIAMSELADISERRIYRLVSGTRGLPSFLVANPGVNSGFMITQYTAASCVSLNKSLAMPSSVDSIPSCQDQEDLVSMGANAAIKLYKVIYNTERVLAIELFNAAQALDFRLPLKSSPAICQIHDDFRRVVPFILNDELMYPHIEQAIQFLRR
- a CDS encoding DUF4890 domain-containing protein, which encodes MKKFILTIVAALTMTAATAQEEKNEQREPRQITPEAMTDRMAKQLELTDDQKAKVLELNKAYADMFKGPGMRPQRPMGERRARPEGDNQERQRPQMTEEQKEAMKKMFEKREEYNTKLKDILTEAQMEKYKSMHQRHGRGPGRGPRGNRGKHNAQ
- a CDS encoding family 43 glycosylhydrolase gives rise to the protein MMKKLLTFIFISCLATLGWAQGVKPLPSLHVEGRWLVDEHGNHVVLHGVMDTPNMYFNGWRWGSPWDGTGTGYNSASVSKCLNYFEKLFTGMEKAKCTIFRLHLDPAWTNDPNDSYVWSGSAGQASGVTGEADITKFNPTRLSTYLTSLYIPLMKKAISHGMYVVVRPPGVCPDNLKVGDYYNQYLLTVWDKVSKNAYIRQNAGRISIELANEPISIRNANNQDDAKACHDYFQPIVDKIRANGFTGIIWVPGTGWQANYTSYASWPIEGYNIGYAVHDYPGWYGCSDNTPDPQNKIRQFHNQVPVVDTNPILVSEVDWSPENPDGEGHYDEHGNWVLPNLGTWGTGSTSKYGKAFKACHDYYGNMSMTLTHPHDFFDIDRLLADGTVVAAFNENPEACGKACMDWYADYYNENWAHADFTNFIVSDQGNGTFKNPLISADFPDPDVIRVGDTFYMVSTTMHLLPGATILKSKDLVNWEYCAQPLTQLSDKEDYSLINGKNAYARGMWACSMKYHNGMFYILLNCNDAGAFVLTATDPEGKWDMKPISRGYYDPGMLFDNGKIYVACGIGNIQMCELDEDFNFIQEQNVISNKDGLEGSHLYKIGDYYYIYATYGGWPSGQAIFRSENIFGPYEEKMLIQKTINGKANTVHQGALVDTPDGSQWWTILQEDLGCLGRMPNLQPVTWKDGWPVVGNNGVPRASMTKPAVGTSYPISPLPTNDNFRSYPLGMQWEWNHTPDNGAWTLFERQGWLRMKTGAAVNRLTQARNILTQRIFAYKNKASLGTVRVDVSHLQEGDRAGICILQDPYAMIAVEMKDGQRRLVWRQDTLRTNDSFTPAEETKAVDIQDVIYLRATVNYSDSKTQFYYSLDNETFTPLGEQTTLGFNLTMFVGARFGLFCYATQENAERGYADFDWFSTEDSFDEATYYPADFVGFNEDMLTAEKIELSSTDSEVMIGNSSILQVIATFRDGHTENVASQTTYEMGNSNCIQIQNGRLFGLSEGKADVTATYTDPMGNELKATFSVRSTFFPFGAQHIKTNFFANGTYNESTHTFRPGQWGQMGWEYPNGADMSGYKYLVIKLGASSSNSHLNIFTQNSIWTPCYSTSDFGSKTQIVVNLQSAKYTSDGDKKGKALETDNIRIVAFWGNGNQDIKVKDIYLTNNSDYTPMDPNTGIESIETANTSVSVYSLSGQLLRKNADAKHATDGLPSGMYIVGGKKTIKR
- a CDS encoding fasciclin domain-containing protein, which encodes MKTKRQSLLWVMAAGFLLAGSGALTSCTDKYDLDERTPGGWGSTIYTWLEQQGNYTNTVRLIDELGQKEVLSKTGSRTLFAADDAAFERFFNSDNGWGVKSYDQLSLAQKKLLLYGSMIDNSIQASALSTIEGTPLREGQCMRRFTFLDEYDSVPVLKPSQMPVNKYWQRHIDAGKDMVCFQDGSRIPMLLFLQGFMTNNKITNEDYNFLFNHQTNREDGDASVNGKKVINQNVRCGNGFIHVVNDVVSPLPNMAKIISDKEQCKIYTRLLNRFCAPYPDDKDLTKTVEYNRIYGTNVDTVYTMRYLNDKRDNETFETPDGAVVISREGAAQKIKNPTLTFDPGWNAYYSASHKNTSEGNVAEQRDMAVMLVPTDKAMMDYWNDENKGKPLRDNFPGGWDTVDDKVIIELLRLNMLPSFISSVPSKFAGVLNDANDPMGLKESSVDSVWMACNGAVYQLNTVYPPTAYVCVSFPTIVDKSLRIIDWAIEQCKYSFYLKALGTTYSFFVPNNHGLIEYVDPCSYGKSQLQLLSFRWDDASGVSAVIYDYDPSTGYRDSVGVTTDYNRLVGCLRDILDTHIVMGNVWEGNKTYYRTKNGTGIRVNKNPDDEHMTVEGSYQMYDSKQPVPVAKVWDQRKEVTGGNGKTYILDAQPIMGTRKTVCNQLENVPDFQYFFDLLDKSGLASEFYNPGTGKKEDNKACGGKNITLFNTYHYTIYVPSNDAIQNLFDTGQLPTWDDYQNKIDAGNTLGATEDSLKIVNFLKYHIQDNALYIGANNESGDFETSCINEDTGRFMMLHAELKDDEIVVTDGTGAVHKVTKQTYFDGDGIEQPLYNIQAREYVYDGQNAATATSLYTTSSAVIHLIDSPLRNGAKNGSW
- a CDS encoding ISL3 family transposase, with translation MSKHPNSDKSTNNNCHNQTLEASNNDNLKISSLYPNAELSIEDVEVLPDTIHIYARSSLSYGICPYCGSHSKKIHSRYMRHVTDLPILGRRTILHLEMRKFFCHDEDCSHKTFAEQPGTEVFRYRRRSRRCEVLVSKLSLDSSAGKSSSHLRIMGIPISRATVLRDIHRMPLPVYPDIDRIGVDDWAFRKGVSYGSVIVNLRTGMIIDLLGNREEETFREWLDRHIKVQIVSRDRSTDYSAAVASTKRLIKEVADHFHLVKNASDMIARVVSENYEDYRMLVMGERKTNDISNGTNVQRQAKFNQVKILQAKGMSKGEIVKATGIFYTTVQSYMDITSLPARKSNAQVDFSMHEAYVETEYAKGRPLSKIFKDINKDGSYKSMGPYYRHFHYLSDGHRGPRKTEEQHVQAKRVAEVSHKEPLLPIHMMANIINRSVRGMKLNGQEDTLIRKLLSLKWFSTLYYAVSEFNELLKSNNPRRLTKWIEEYRHTSIERLRRFVDGVNRDLKAVMNCIVLPISNGIVEGFVNKIKEVKRCMYGRAGLELLKRKLILEPLLFQLN